The Litoribacterium kuwaitense genome contains a region encoding:
- a CDS encoding SMP-30/gluconolactonase/LRE family protein yields MVMTVELLVDAQAALGEGPCWNEKEQKLYWVNILGKSIHRYDPETDKQEAMDVGQMVGAIAPCKDGRVVLAMQDGFFMCDWETQSLEAFGDPESHLPDNRFNDGKCDPAGRFWAGTMRLKEDARGHGALYCLEPSLDIKKKLDNIGTSNGIAWSPDAKKMYYIDTPTQQVVAYDYDIHTGAITNGEAIITIARGAGFPDGMTIDAEGNLWIAHWGGSGISHWNPQTGKQLDFIDVPALNVTSCVFGGPDLKTLYITSARTGTSAADLKQFPHAGGVFTLEADVKGSPTYTFG; encoded by the coding sequence TTGGTTATGACGGTTGAGCTTTTAGTTGATGCACAGGCGGCACTTGGTGAAGGTCCTTGCTGGAATGAAAAAGAACAGAAGCTGTATTGGGTCAATATTTTAGGAAAAAGTATTCATCGCTATGATCCGGAAACGGACAAACAAGAAGCAATGGACGTAGGGCAGATGGTCGGAGCCATTGCGCCGTGCAAGGACGGGCGTGTCGTTTTAGCAATGCAGGATGGCTTTTTTATGTGTGATTGGGAGACACAGTCATTAGAAGCATTTGGTGATCCAGAGAGTCATTTACCAGACAACCGTTTTAATGACGGGAAATGTGATCCAGCAGGTCGGTTTTGGGCGGGAACGATGCGGTTAAAAGAGGATGCGCGTGGACACGGGGCACTTTACTGCCTCGAGCCATCTTTAGACATAAAGAAAAAGTTGGATAACATCGGCACGTCCAATGGCATCGCTTGGTCGCCTGATGCGAAAAAAATGTATTATATCGACACGCCGACACAGCAGGTCGTTGCCTATGATTACGACATTCATACTGGTGCGATCACGAATGGTGAGGCCATTATTACGATTGCCAGAGGTGCCGGATTTCCGGATGGGATGACCATTGATGCGGAAGGCAACTTGTGGATTGCCCATTGGGGAGGGAGCGGTATCTCGCATTGGAATCCGCAAACGGGAAAGCAATTGGACTTTATCGACGTTCCTGCGTTGAATGTCACATCGTGTGTTTTTGGTGGCCCTGATTTAAAGACACTCTATATTACGTCGGCACGCACTGGTACAAGTGCAGCCGATTTAAAGCAATTTCCTCACGCTGGCGGAGTGTTTACTTTGGAGGCGGATGTTAAGGGAAGCCCTACGTACACGTTTGGATAA
- a CDS encoding MBL fold metallo-hydrolase, which yields MNITTDGMLHQLTFFPTLFPVNCYIYEESDELTLIDAALPGSAQAIQSVVTKLQKPLTTIVLTHAHSDHIGALEKLSEAYPNASICMSERDARLLKGDRSTLPGEPEDSVVRGGLPKQMIVRPDRLINEGDRIGSFEVVSSPGHTPGSISLWNKASRQLIVGDAFQVRGGVAVSGVLKLRFPFPALATWHGPTALQSAQRLLSLKPELLAVGHGSMVREPYEKMKKAVAQGEAKWGGAS from the coding sequence TTGAACATAACAACAGACGGAATGCTGCATCAACTGACCTTTTTTCCGACGTTATTTCCCGTCAACTGTTATATCTATGAGGAATCCGACGAACTCACATTAATTGACGCGGCGCTGCCAGGAAGTGCGCAGGCGATTCAAAGCGTTGTGACGAAACTTCAAAAACCACTTACGACAATTGTTTTAACGCACGCTCACTCTGATCATATCGGAGCACTTGAGAAACTGAGCGAAGCGTATCCAAATGCATCGATTTGTATGTCGGAGCGGGATGCTCGCCTGTTAAAAGGAGATCGTTCTACCTTGCCAGGTGAGCCTGAGGACAGTGTCGTTCGGGGTGGTTTACCTAAACAGATGATCGTTCGGCCAGATCGCTTGATCAATGAGGGCGATCGAATTGGCAGTTTCGAAGTGGTTTCCTCACCTGGGCATACGCCAGGGTCGATTTCCTTGTGGAACAAAGCATCCCGGCAATTAATTGTCGGTGATGCGTTTCAAGTGCGCGGTGGCGTCGCTGTATCCGGTGTTCTCAAATTACGATTTCCGTTTCCAGCGCTGGCGACGTGGCACGGGCCAACGGCGTTACAGTCGGCTCAACGTTTACTTTCATTAAAACCAGAGCTCCTCGCTGTAGGACATGGTAGCATGGTCCGTGAACCGTATGAAAAAATGAAAAAAGCTGTTGCTCAAGGAGAAGCAAAATGGGGAGGGGCGTCATGA